One Salvia splendens isolate huo1 chromosome 1, SspV2, whole genome shotgun sequence genomic window, agtaattcGTAATCCCTAATTAATTGAAGTAGTACTATACTAAATCAAAACTACCTACGAATATAGATGTAGTACAAACTATAGTATTTCATGTGTATGTATATCCTATGTAGACAGCTTCTAGAAAAACTTTTTCCTAAAAGTtatatatcgttttataataCTTAAAAGAATTTGAGTCACCCGATCTTATGAAAAGATGTCTAGGGATATACTTGCACTTATCTACACATCTCCTTTTTAAAAAGTCAAATTTTACAATGAGGTAAAACATAGGAGCATATTTTAAATACTCGGTATATATCATTATATCTCATGACTTGTTACCCAACATTACAATTTAACTAGGGTTAAATTATTTCACGATATTATTAAACATATTGGAAAATCTAGTTTTAGTCCAACTTGATTTTTTAATGGATAAATAAATGGATTTTAAAGATCGTGTCATGGTGCACTCGACTTAATTAATCAGTGTGTGCAAGGTGCGCACAAATAACTGCTCGACTTAATTAATCAGTTTGTTCAAGGTGTACGCAAATAACTACGTTCCATATAAATTGATCCATAATGAAATGCTTATATATTTCTAAAGTTCAATTTTCATAATGGTCAATGTAAATAGGCCTCTGTTTATTGAACTTTATTGTAAGAATTAGTCTTGTCGTTGGTTCTGGATCAATGGAAAGTGGAATAATAATTGGATCGGTAGCCTCATTCGTAGTTTCGTTTTATAACTGAAAATTGCCGATTCTGGTTTTAGTTCACAATTAATAGTTTTCGCcaatttttctcagtttttttatttttttttcgatctTGAGCCAAAACAACCGATCGTTTCGGTGATGGCTTTCTGAATTGGGAAGATAGTCGATAGGAATTCTAGCACCAAAGAGTTAGGTATGACTTTGTGGAAGATGAAACAAGGTAGGGGTTTTACAAGGTCAGCGAATTGTGTTGTAATTATGGAGTCGAAGGCAAGAATAGAGTTGCGACGATTGCCAGCATGAATTCCGGCATCAACGAGTTAGGTATGACTCTTTGCGGGAGACGAAATAGGGGGTTTCAAGGTCAACGAATTGCGCCGCAATTATAGAGTATAAGGAAATAATAAAATCGCAACGATCGCCGACTGGAATTCAGGCACCAGAGAGTTAGGTAAGACTTTGCGGAAGACAAAATAGGGTATGGTTTTTTCAAGGTCAAGGAATTGCTGTAAATGCTAAGATTGAAACAGTTCTTTAGTATTTAACGCTAACCGACAGGAATTCAAGGTCGACGAATTGCAGTAAATGGGAAGATGAATTGTAGTAAATGCGACGATCACCGGCAGGAATTCAAGGCTTGGGATATTCTTGAGACACTTCTTCTAGATTTTTTGTCGGATATTGATCTAAGATTGACACATCGGCTACTTTTTACCAATTATCCTCATGAAGAGGCATTTGTCTTTAAATGCTAAAACGACAAAATAAGATCGAATATTTACCTTATATTTTGTAATCCAGTAGTCGATCAAGAAAAGTGCCTATAAAACTTTTATTACCTAATAATTTAATTTGCCTATAAAACTTTTATTACCTAATAATTTTCAGTTTCTATTTCAATGCAGGAAATATTTCTCTGATTATAAGCTATATGATGATACAATCATTCCAGATCCGCAAATTCCATGAATGTTCATCACCCCCATTAAAGTTcaattatagtataattctcttctttaaacaaaatactaaataaatgcaaaattttaaaatgaagcAGTTTCTTAAATTTAAACTAGAAATTCATGAAATGGACTTTAAACTATATGTAATTGTGACTTGAGATATTgtagattaaaaaaattgacaGTATTTTCTTCAACCAAAAGcaatattttttcaaatattacATTCAAAGCTAAATTCCATGAATTTTCGTTCAATTTATCCAGCTAATTTCTTAGTACgtgaattttcaaaaattacaaatgaaaaaataagatGACCTAGTTTCAGATGTAGGCTGTAATTTTTTCTATAACAAGGCATCAATAAACGAGTGAAATTTATTATACCTACCAGTTTTTAGAGTGGGAATCTCACTATATACCCAGGTAataaatgtattttatttaatttatataaatattttccaGCTAACCACGGTTATTTGTAAATCAGAGTCAAGCCAAGCCAAGAATGAGAAACCCTATAAAGCCAAGCTCCCCCACAaaatttatatactactcctaatACTATTATATGCTATGCTTGTATTCAAATCATCTTTGATGAACTGTATCAATGGCGATTGAATAAAGAATAGGCATAAATAAAGCCCCGAAACCAAGGGAGTGAGAGTGTGACACCCTTTCTTCTGCGCCACTCTGCACTTTGTTTtgctttctctctctcacagaGAACACACATTGGTCACTCCCTCTCTCTAATAGAGGAAACCAGAGAAGAGTTTTCaacttttcatctctctatttctatttctatttctatttctatttctatttctatttcattTCAACATGAGTAAAGAAGAGTTCTTGAAGATCCAGGTAGCTTCTTCAAGATTCAATTTCTATTCAGTTTCTTGCATTTGTTTGGCTCTTTTGAGTAATAAAGTTTGGATCTTTACTCACAGACTTGTGTGCTCAAAGTCAATATTCACTGTGATGGGTGTAAGCACAAAGTGAAGAAAATCCTCCAGAAAATCGATGGTATTTCTTGAtttgttaatttaattaaataaaagtttgaattttgataGGAGATTCTGATTCCCTTTTGGTTAGGCGTTTACACCACCAACATAGATTCCGAGCAGGGGAAAGTTACCGTTTCCGGCAATGTCGACGCCGCCACTCTCATCAAGAAgcttaccaaaaatggaaagcATGCCGAAATCTGGGGCGCCCCCAAGCCCACCAACAACAACAATCCGCCCAAGAATGACAATGCCAAAGCTGCTGCTAAGAAGGCTcagcctccgccgccgcagAAGGGTGCCGGTGGAGGGAACAATCAGGTGAAAGGAGGCGGCGGGATGACGCCGCAGATGCTGCAGCAGCTGCAGCAGATGAAAGCGTTGCAAGATCTGAAGATGGGGCCGCAGTTTATGAAGGATGTGAAGCCGCCGGCGTTGGGCGCCGGCCAAAATCAGAAGGGGATGAAGCTGCCGGAGGAGGGGCTCAGTGATGGTGAGTTCGATGACGATGACTacgatgatgatgattatgatgaggaggatgatgatgaggagtttgaggatGATCTGGATGATGGCCCTCCGCCGCCGGCGAAGATGAAGCAGCCGCCGCCGATGATGATGCCCAACATGATGACTCCGCAGCAGCAGATGATTATGATGAAGGCCGCCGCGGCTGCCGCCAATGCCAAGAAAGAAGGCGGAGGAGGAAGCGGTGGCGGCGGTGCTGGGAATATCCCAATGCAAATGATGAatcttggtggtggtggtggaggaggaaaGAAAGGTGGTGGTGGGAATGGAAATGGTGGGAATcaaggtggtggtggtggtgggaaGGGTGGGAAAAACGGTGGCGGGCAGCCGCAAATGGGGGGCGGGAACAAGAATGGtggcggcggaggtggtggtggggcTGGAAATGTCAACAATTTCATGGCAAATGGGGCCAAGAAAGGGGCAGGAGGGGGTGGAATGAATGATGGGGGTCATGGCATGCCACCATCAAACATGATGATGCCCATCAATGGTGCTGCTGCTAATGTTGGCCATATGCCCAAATTGCCCCCAATGGGGAACCAAGCCGGCTTTTCGGGCCTCCCGCCGATGAACGGCAGCCCTCTCGGCTACTTTGCGGGCGGAGGTCCCGGGCCGGATCAAATGGCGGGAAACCCTTACTATCAGCAGCAACAACAGCAACAACAACAGCAACAAATGGCGACAATGATGATGAACCAGCAACGCGCCGCGGGGAATGAGAGGTTTCAGCCAATGATGTACGCCCGCTCACCTCCCGCGGTAAACTACATGCCGTCGTACCCACCCTACCCTTACCCACCGCCTCCTGGCGAGCGGGCTGATCAATACTCGATGTTCAGCGATGAGAACACCAACAGCTGCACGATCATGTGAGCCGGCGCGAGTCCGGCCCAAATGGCCGGAGTCCGGCGGGTGGTGAGGTTTGATTTCATAGGcatggatgatgatgatgatggtggtGATGACTTGATATGCCATGCCATAGTATACCTTCAAAtggtttttttatatttttactttcattttaatttatatttccCCCCTTATGAATCCCTAATTTTAGATTAGTGTTTCATGATAGGAAGTTTATGTCatagaaaataatattataatattaaaatccccTTAGACATTGAGATGTATGGCTGTTTTGATGATGGAGATGTTTATATCAATGTTTATATCTTCAGACACTGAAATAAAATCGTAGAGAAATGGGGTTttaattctctctcttaattcTTTTTACTTTCTCATAATAGTATAATATCATTATGAATCTAGTGAAACAAAGAGTGTTAGCGAGGCAAGAGTGACTAATTTAAGATCATCCGCAATGttatctcttatccgtctcttaactgtctcatctcttaactctTCATGGGCTCCATTGTACTTTTCatttcatctcttaactaagagacagcacctgcaacccttcatctcttatccgtctcttaaccttctcattccttaactatttattcaatttcattttttatttttatttcccacaaattcaattaataaaaacatacttcattaaataaaataaaattacaacttaaaatcctaaaaaaatacataattaaaatcatggtaaaataaataaaaaaagacataatttaaaatacaaatttatagaaattataaaaactactccggcggcgaatcatcccccgaaggcggtggcggtgcaccgaATGGAGgaggaataccaagttgtcccgccagatacagaatgccggcatgatgggcttgatAATGGGCGGGCGTCATCCGGGAAGTGTCggccatcgtggcggtgaagtacatggacattagggaggagGGCGGTCCTTGGGAACCCGCCAGGCTTGATTcgtctcggcccctcctccctctagccgccttcgtcgccttggtcccttgcggccgacggcgcacacgggaggaccccctgcatcgtctgccgtgccctcaacctcctgcgaggcaacctcttgtgcggcgctgcctgaaccgcccccgccgtgtgcttcgttcgtttcgaggtcgagcccgtgctggactggacaccgctgGCCCACCTTTcgacgtctttgacggcctcccaaacatcgacatgtttgaattctttgccgttgtcgtggaaatagactcgcaaagcccctctcagaatgtcggctcaagtagctccgctttggtaatgagtcgCTTCATTCTtatagatgccgcagaattttttgacctctctgtcgactcggtcaaaatgacttcggagcatcttcaatgtgcagcggcgggaccccttcggcttaatctcgttgtaggcctcagtgaccttttcccaacAGCACTttcgggattgttgattcccgacgatgggatcgtacgagacgctgatccaggcgttgtacagagccatcgtgtccttgcggctgtacggatgaCGACCTAcatcttcctcctcctcggccggcctcctcctcttcctccacggcgtcgaatgccctggagcttccaccgcctcgtcctccttccagattgggttcatccggataatcctccctaatttgggataatccctgcgaatacctcggggcggagggacgagcgtatgcatccacatcaaaatggggtggttggtaccccgccggcgtcgacgacccttgggtgcccggcgtcgacgaaccggaaccgaaaccacacaagacattgtacatgccccccagtcgccaaatgcgttgatgtcaaacccgccggagccgccagagttttcgttgatgaaaattggagaggaaatggagatgatttgggaagaatagatgtgtgtttgtgtgtataatgaggatgaaatatgagtatttatagagtaaaaattttttaaaaaatggtcgaaaaatgtaacattaccgtttgaatttttaattttttttattaaatttgaaatttttaaaaaaatgatttattgcgtcagcgtgacgaagccccctcgcgggccggcgagtgggcgtcacgcctagcgccagtgCGCGCCACGTCGTGCGGGCACGTGGCGAGCTGGCGCGCCAGCCGTCTCtatgggacgggcgtctcggtgAGACCGGGACGAggcaacgcgtctcgttgccatctcgtctcggagggacgagatacgagACACCCGCGCgatgcgttgcgggtgctctaagacTTTAGATGTATCATAATTATGATAAGAAATCATGCTACATACTAAAAAGTTTCAGTTGCGTCTGgttaataataaaaatctatTTATGAAAATGTTGCATAGAGTAATAATTTACTCACTCTATGCAGAATCTATAAAACTAGGTGGGATAGCACTAGATCATTTAATCATAAAAACGGAATATTTCTTGAATTCTACACATGTGAATTAATTTTGGGATGTTTGAATTGAAGTTTGAGGGAATTTTCTtcattactagtattttttctGAATAAGTGAGAAAGATGTGTACATGACTAGTTActagttatttgttttgaagCAGATAGAGTGTATAGTGGTGGCCATTGAAATTATTGAATTGCCTTCCACTAAAAGAGTATGTGGAGAGTGATTGGAAATTATGGAGAGGGGGTAGGGTACAAATTTCTTAACATATTGGGGTCCCATTAATTGATGAAGAGTACCCACCCCCCTTCCCCAGTTACCTAATAGTTTAATGTATCTATATATTCATTATAGAGTTAAGTTTGAGTATTATTGGTTTTGGTGTAAAGCCAAATCTATGCATGTGAATATGTACTCCTTTGAAAATACACCTTAGTCCACTACCTTCATAGGAAAGTTTATATTAGGGTTTACAATCATTTCATATCTAATAGTCtcagtttttattttaatcctaTCTCCTAAAATTAATCACTTTCCATCTTCAATAATTCAGTTCATAACTAATAAGCATGTTTCTCTGTTGCTTTTCTTCTATTTGTTCAATTATAATTCACAATACTTCAAATTCAATCACTTTTTTCACTAAtagttattaaaattcatatcgtCCACTACCAAAACTATTGGTAGAGAAATTGGGGAGGATCATATTGCACATTAATATTTGGAAAAATACACCCGTTCGTTTAACATTGTTTCCAAAATCATAATCTTTTGATACTTTGGAGTAGTTCTGTTGtcatctttattttattcttagcTCGGCCTGTGaaaatatatattgatttgTTTCTACGGTACCAAGATTAACATTGTATCTCATGATCAATTGATCATCCATTACACTTCATCTTCAATACTAATTTAATCATAGATAAATATGCTTTTAActtatttttatgtattattATCTTATGTAATGAGCTAACGACGAATTCTATATTCGGAaaactaactttttttttatgtttgagaAATATGGTCAAATATTCATGTAGAGTTAAGAATACTATACTAAAATGTGCTATATGTGAATTTTGTGGATTTGGACTTCGCGTATTCTTTGGTGTGACTCGTCGACTTTAATAGTCCCAAAAATTCTACCCAAGACATTTTTATTTCATATGTCAAAGTTTCAATACTGAAATGTTAATACAATTTTTAACTCTAGGatgattttgaaaaaaatggcaaaaataTTAAGACATATTTAATGTATGATATTGTCTAATCTCAGAAGCGGAGCCTCCACTCGctctaatttaaattaattcatgCTAGTATTTCAAAAGAAATGTGTAAACTACATAAAAGGATCGTAAATTATCTCTCTCACTTCTAcaattcataataaaaaaaatgctaaTAATAATCCacgaattttaatttaatatcgttttacgttttttttaacttttactaaaatgaCCCACAAACGTGGACCTTTTTACAAATTTGTTCACATCCAATTAATATAGTCTATTTGAAATAAGTACTATCTTTTATATGAATTCGGTTATTCAAATTCTTTGAATTTATCTGTGCAAATGCATGTGAAAATTTACTTGATtacaaatacaaaaaaaatttgggCAACTTATTAAAAGAAAGGAGGGTGTTACTATTTTTATCAAAGAAAACTACATAAGTGCTACGACAttcaaatattattatatttatgggGTTGGAAACGCAAATATTACTACCTTAAAAATTGTATACAAAACAACCTAAAACATTCAAAAACAGGTCACTGAGCCCCCCAAATACATGTATTATTGGAAATTTAGTGCATTCTTTTTTAGTGAAATTGAGATGGACGTCGTATATATATGTAGCATGTGAATTAGTTATAGGAAATGGGACCATTTATGTCGTATAAACCTATCTTACACATGCTCCCATAAATGTTAGGATGCTATAATTTCGATGGATCCTATGTGTTTAAATTTAGGTGGGTGAAATGTTTGTTAATTGAATGTTATGCAATATTTGCTttattattagttattactaccATGTCAAATTATTTCGATTGTTCTCCATTTATGTCACACTCTTCTACTTCTAGTTATGGTTGTCTAAATAGACATACAATCATCACAATTTATTCGctcatttaaattatgtaaataACACGATAAAAACAAACGTGATATGTAAAACTTAATTTGGACTATTTATCTTTTATGACCCCTTTCTCTTAGTGTATGTACTGTTGCGCATGCTCTTATACTACAAGACAAAAGTactaatgtatttttataatcCATTCCTAATTAAATGCTCAATTTTTAGGGTGTAGGTGTCAATAATATACATGCACTTTTTATCCATATATTGTATTTATTGTCTCGCGCCATAAAttagatatatttaatattttagccCAAGAACGTTCGCATCCGTGCGTTTAAACATTACTATTATTTCGCGAATCATTTGTTCATACTTTCTTTGTCGCTAGAAGACAATATCTTTTTGTCGTTTTAGTAATaatcattttaatttcattattaAAATTACCTCACAATAAATTGTACTTGATATATCACTTCATTTATcactattttgtattttatacaGTACATAACTAAAATTAAAGCTTATATGTAATTGGAGAGTAATTATAAAGTACTATAAAGTAACAAAAATTAAGACGTGGTGTGATTTTGGATATGAAATGAGGTGTGCGTTTTAAGTGTTGTGCTAATGTATTAATTACTCCATGATTAATTTGAGATTTGAATGGAATGTGGATGAGTTAACTGAAACTTGAATAGTATGATCTGAAATTTCAAATTAGATTGGACTGTGTCAATTACATTATACAGTTGAAGAATGTAGGTGAATATATATGATTAGCATTTTGTTTGTATAAGAACCATAATCTAATAATTTGACAAAGACAATCTAACAGCTTATAGTAAATGTGACTATTTATTCAAATATTAACGGCCTTGATACACAATTTTTTTGATCGTGACCAGTCTTTTCAATTGAAATAGCATCATAAAGAGTGTTCCAGTGTGGCGACCCCTACCCTTTCATTTGTACACTGTCCCCATCTATTGACCTCATTTGTCAGATTAAATGAGAAAATACTACACCCCACCCAATGGGCTTCTCTCacatttatacaaaaaatatggAGCATATCATGAATTTCAATGTACTAGAACTAGTATTAATATAAAAGAATTTAAATAATCCATGTAATATTTAAATTAGATTAAACTACATCATATAGcctaattaataaaatgaatttaCATTACTCAACACTTACTTTGATATGTGCAAGATGATTGATTGTATGatgataattgataaataatgatgaatatAACAAACTATTACTGTGACCTTTGACTCTCAAGTCTCAGTTATGAAGAGTTTTAGACTGTAGAATGTGACTGTGGTGTGATTCTTATTGTATGATTATTTCTTCAAAAACATGCTTCCCTTGATTTCTGGCATGATTTTGATTTAGAAATCCAAAGCAGGAAGTTGCATTTTTGCTATTGCTATTCATGTCAGTGATCATGATTTATCACAAtcttattcaattattttagtTAAATATTCATTTACATTCACCATCTATCTTCAATTTATATGATTTCTATCAGCGACCTCAATCTaatctaataaaatatttaaactatatctttttaaaatataataaaaattgcataaattatttatattttaaatttacaaaataaaaataacacaaaactTTACGTACATATGATTTTTTTACGAAGGATTttgttaattgttttttttgtaatattcACTCCTTCCTGCTTGAAGTgccacattttttttaattgtcttACTCAAATTATCACAATCCTAATTATGAAAATTCTTCTCTCTAATTTATTTGTTCTCTATTTAATTAATACAGACGTCCACCTCCGTTTCAATTAAGTGGaatcatattcctttttgggatgttccAACTAATTAAGTtaagtcatttatttttttgacaaaaaataaaacattcagtcattcttactttattcaattacttactttactttctctttatttttcttacttttcatctttcatacttttcaacacaatttttaATCTTTGCTGgttggagggagtagtataattttttataccgaaaaaagaaattattcACTTTCATTACCTAACTTGATTTAGGGAGGAATTTTCCATTATGGGGTAATATACTATTTCATCTTTGACCTTCAATCACAATTCGTACTACATTTTTCCTTATATATGAGTGTCACCTTCAAATCAATAGATTATCCATTCTTCGGGTTCTACCATTTAAATCTCCCCTTTATGAGTCAAATTATCTAGTTGTGTATTTAAATTTGTTGGATTATGAATGCACTAAAGTTAGTTTTGCATTTTGCGATTAGCTAGGCTATATATGTTTTCATGCACTAGGCACTTATATAATGAATTTTCTATGTTTTTTCCTATATAgttaagaaaacaaaaatacacaAGAATATGATCGACACACGTACGTTGAGATTCAGAAATCAGAATTAATAGTTAGGTCCCAAAAGAATAAGCCAATCATATTATTGATTATACAAATGATGCATTTTCACAAATTTATTGCAAAACTATAAATTAGAAACAATTAGGCAATTACAGAGGAATTTCTGTGATTGCAACATGGATCtaccaaaataaaattattagtaGTAAATAGTTTAGGGCCCTACAGCCATGAATACTTATATAAATTGACGaggacaagaaaaagaaatgtcACACTCAAATTCCATGTTCGCCTTTTATTAATCAAATACCTAATTCTTATCCTTTGGAGTGAAAATTAAATGCAGCAGCTAACTCCAGATCCAATCACAACTTGGTTTCTTGAATAGTCCCAATTTCTTAGTAGTGGTGGTGGCTACATCCCCATCCTTTCCTTTGTGGGCTAGCTACCTTAAATAATTTACTCTACCATCTTAAATTACATAGCTTCTTGCACATTTGtttaatggagtactactatctAACGTTTCAAAATCTAGAAATGCCACAAAGTGTTAGATGACAATCGGGGCCGTACCTAGGTGCGGACGATCAATCCTATTGCATGCTAGCTCATAATATCGTCATAAAATTCGTCTCTGCCCTaacccttttctttttttcgtttTGTGATTTTTTGCCATTGTGTATGATCATAACTTCTTCATTCAAATAACTATGTCATTTTGCATACTAACTTTAAGTAGGGAGCTTTTTCTACCTTGGGTGATGAATCGGTGATGACCAAATTTACCTAATTTTTTCAGCTGGCAAGTTACGTTTTCTAGATCCGTCAATGTATAACTACTCAAGATCTTTTAGACCGGCCAATAATTGAATCCAGATACCAttgatattataaatatttcacTGGAATCGAATTTGGAAGATGTAGTCTGGATGATCTTTATTTATatggaatattttattattttatgtaatatgcttatttaaaaattttgaagtaTTTACTTCTAATTGTTACTCCTACTATCACAATGAAGTAGGttaattttatctttttctctctctgttGAATGAATGATGAAGAAAAGCTGCTCCAAAAACGACTTTAATAAGCAAATTGTAACCTCATTCACGTGTTTTTTGTACATGAGAAGTATAACAATCATGCTGTCTAACAATGATTATCTCGTATAAAACCAGCTGCTACAAGAATGGAATCTTTGTTTTTCAGCTTTTTA contains:
- the LOC121808438 gene encoding heavy metal-associated isoprenylated plant protein 33-like, whose product is MSKEEFLKIQTCVLKVNIHCDGCKHKVKKILQKIDGVYTTNIDSEQGKVTVSGNVDAATLIKKLTKNGKHAEIWGAPKPTNNNNPPKNDNAKAAAKKAQPPPPQKGAGGGNNQVKGGGGMTPQMLQQLQQMKALQDLKMGPQFMKDVKPPALGAGQNQKGMKLPEEGLSDGEFDDDDYDDDDYDEEDDDEEFEDDLDDGPPPPAKMKQPPPMMMPNMMTPQQQMIMMKAAAAAANAKKEGGGGSGGGGAGNIPMQMMNLGGGGGGGKKGGGGNGNGGNQGGGGGGKGGKNGGGQPQMGGGNKNGGGGGGGGAGNVNNFMANGAKKGAGGGGMNDGGHGMPPSNMMMPINGAAANVGHMPKLPPMGNQAGFSGLPPMNGSPLGYFAGGGPGPDQMAGNPYYQQQQQQQQQQQMATMMMNQQRAAGNERFQPMMYARSPPAVNYMPSYPPYPYPPPPGERADQYSMFSDENTNSCTIM